The following are encoded in a window of Wolbachia endosymbiont (group B) of Hofmannophila pseudospretella genomic DNA:
- the rplB gene encoding 50S ribosomal protein L2 — MGMKFFNPVTPSSRGTVLISKVGLSKDKPEKSLVFGKKSSGGRNNHGRITTRHRGGGHKKKYRVIDFKRNRRDQGIVEKIEYDPNRSGFLALISYKEDDAKSYILAPQGMKPGDVVTAGDDADILPGNCLLLKYIPVGSFVHNVELKPGGGAVIARAAGCCAQIVGRDGQYVLLRLRSGQVRLILSSCKATIGVVSNLDHKNRKLGKAGRSRWLGIRPAVRGVAMNPIDHPHGGGEGKTSGGRHPVTPWGIATKGKKTRKKNKSSDKYIKKLKG; from the coding sequence ATGGGTATGAAATTTTTTAATCCTGTTACTCCGTCTTCTCGTGGGACTGTATTAATAAGTAAAGTTGGTTTATCAAAAGATAAGCCGGAGAAGTCTCTTGTATTTGGTAAGAAATCCAGTGGTGGAAGAAATAATCATGGTAGAATTACAACTCGTCATAGAGGTGGTGGTCACAAGAAGAAGTATAGAGTTATAGATTTTAAACGTAATAGAAGAGATCAGGGTATAGTTGAGAAAATAGAGTATGATCCAAATAGAAGTGGATTTTTAGCATTAATATCATATAAGGAGGATGATGCTAAATCTTATATATTAGCTCCTCAAGGTATGAAGCCTGGTGATGTTGTGACAGCTGGAGATGATGCTGATATTCTGCCAGGTAATTGTTTGTTGTTGAAATATATACCTGTTGGTTCTTTTGTTCATAACGTTGAATTGAAGCCAGGTGGTGGTGCTGTAATTGCTAGAGCTGCGGGTTGTTGTGCGCAAATTGTTGGTCGTGATGGTCAATATGTTTTATTGCGGCTTAGATCTGGTCAAGTTAGGTTGATTTTATCTTCTTGTAAAGCTACTATTGGTGTAGTATCTAATCTTGATCATAAGAATAGAAAGTTGGGTAAGGCTGGGAGAAGTAGGTGGCTTGGAATTAGACCGGCTGTGCGTGGAGTTGCAATGAATCCGATTGATCACCCTCATGGAGGTGGAGAAGGAAAAACTTCTGGCGGTCGTCATCCTGTTACTCCTTGGGGTATTGCAACAAAAGGAAAGAAAACTAGGAAAAAAAATAAATCTAGTGATAAGTATATAAAAAAATTGAAAGGTTAA
- the rplF gene encoding 50S ribosomal protein L6, producing the protein MSRIGAAPINIPADLSVEYNDGRVLIRSVRAEKELSLCSGILCQIVDNQLLLSVDQDRDDYDKIKSIWGTYRSNINNMINGMVNDFSVDLEINGVGYKAECDDKCLTLYLGYSHNIKYKVPKYVEIKCIKPTHLVIRGMDKQKVYMVASDICKIRKYDPYKGKGIVIKGKFMLRKVVNKKK; encoded by the coding sequence ATGTCTCGTATAGGTGCCGCACCTATCAATATTCCTGCTGATCTTTCAGTTGAATATAATGATGGTAGGGTATTGATAAGAAGTGTTAGGGCAGAAAAAGAGCTGAGCTTGTGTAGTGGCATTCTGTGTCAGATAGTTGATAATCAATTGTTACTTTCTGTTGATCAAGACAGGGATGATTATGATAAAATAAAATCTATATGGGGCACTTATAGAAGTAATATTAATAACATGATTAACGGTATGGTTAATGATTTTTCTGTTGATCTTGAGATTAATGGTGTGGGGTATAAAGCAGAATGTGATGATAAGTGTTTGACTTTATATCTTGGTTATAGTCATAATATTAAGTATAAAGTGCCTAAATATGTTGAGATTAAGTGTATAAAGCCAACTCATTTAGTGATTCGCGGTATGGATAAGCAAAAAGTCTATATGGTGGCTTCTGATATATGTAAAATTAGAAAATATGATCCTTATAAAGGTAAGGGTATTGTAATAAAAGGCAAATTTATGCTGCGTAAGGTTGTAAATAAAAAGAAGTAA
- the rplR gene encoding 50S ribosomal protein L18, whose protein sequence is MKRLYNFLSGYEKRKLRNRAKLDKSAGRLRISIFKSNKHFYVQLINDAKGTTLASASTLDDKIRNVCKGRVNAETIKQVSSLVIERLPSTKLEQRFVFDRGAYKYTGLISQFAEALRSSGFKF, encoded by the coding sequence ATGAAAAGATTATATAATTTTTTAAGTGGCTATGAAAAAAGGAAACTTCGTAATAGAGCGAAGCTCGATAAGAGCGCTGGACGTTTACGTATATCCATATTTAAGTCTAATAAACATTTTTATGTTCAGTTGATTAACGATGCAAAAGGAACAACCCTAGCTTCTGCTTCTACTTTGGATGATAAAATTAGGAATGTATGTAAAGGTAGGGTAAATGCTGAAACTATAAAACAGGTTTCTTCTTTAGTGATTGAGCGTCTGCCTAGTACAAAATTGGAGCAGCGATTCGTCTTTGATCGGGGGGCATATAAGTATACAGGATTGATTTCTCAATTTGCTGAGGCTTTAAGAAGCTCTGGATTTAAATTTTAG
- the rpsM gene encoding 30S ribosomal protein S13, with product MARIAGINVPVKKCIPFALTYIHGIGITTANIICRSCKIDERKRVSELQDEDIEKISSFIRQKYVIEGELRKKVAMDIKSLIEIGCYRGLRHRKGLPVRGQRTHTNAKTRKGRSKLPIAGKK from the coding sequence GTGGCACGTATTGCAGGCATAAATGTTCCGGTGAAGAAGTGTATTCCTTTTGCATTAACTTATATACATGGTATAGGCATTACTACTGCGAATATAATTTGTCGTAGCTGTAAAATTGATGAGCGTAAGCGTGTTTCAGAATTACAAGATGAAGATATAGAGAAAATTAGTAGTTTTATTAGGCAAAAATATGTCATAGAGGGTGAGCTCAGAAAAAAAGTGGCTATGGATATAAAATCTTTAATCGAAATTGGTTGCTATAGAGGATTAAGGCATAGAAAAGGTTTGCCTGTGAGGGGACAAAGAACCCATACTAATGCTAAAACTCGTAAAGGCAGATCTAAATTGCCTATTGCTGGGAAAAAATAA
- the rplV gene encoding 50S ribosomal protein L22: MKNRDIIVEAGSKILRSTPRKLNLVADLVRNKKVSFANVQLRFCEKKAAGFIMKVLNSAIANAQNNYGLNVDNLYIKEILIGKSLTLRRVYPKAMGRANRMSKFYSNITIKLKEIV; this comes from the coding sequence ATGAAAAATAGGGATATAATAGTTGAGGCTGGTTCTAAGATTTTAAGATCAACTCCTCGCAAATTAAATTTGGTTGCTGATTTAGTGCGTAATAAAAAAGTTTCTTTTGCTAATGTACAATTAAGATTTTGTGAAAAAAAGGCTGCCGGTTTTATAATGAAGGTGTTGAATTCTGCAATTGCTAATGCTCAAAATAATTATGGATTGAACGTTGATAATTTATATATAAAGGAAATTTTAATAGGTAAGTCACTTACTTTGCGTAGAGTATATCCAAAAGCTATGGGTAGGGCTAATAGAATGAGCAAATTTTATAGTAATATAACTATAAAATTGAAAGAAATTGTATGA
- the rpsN gene encoding 30S ribosomal protein S14 has product MAKKSMIQKNLRRIKLCDQYRERREELKSIMNNKDLSIAKRFAAQSKLIKKLPRDSSEIRIRNRCALTGRPRGVYRKFGLCRIVLRDLCSFGQVPGVTKSSW; this is encoded by the coding sequence ATGGCAAAAAAATCTATGATACAGAAGAATCTTCGTAGAATAAAGTTATGCGATCAGTATAGGGAGAGAAGGGAAGAATTAAAATCTATAATGAATAATAAGGATTTATCTATTGCAAAAAGGTTTGCAGCTCAAAGTAAGCTGATTAAAAAATTGCCTAGAGATTCTTCTGAAATCAGAATTAGGAATAGGTGCGCTTTAACTGGTAGGCCGAGAGGAGTATATAGAAAATTTGGTTTATGTAGGATTGTTTTACGTGATTTGTGTTCTTTTGGACAAGTTCCAGGGGTTACAAAATCTAGTTGGTAA
- the rpsE gene encoding 30S ribosomal protein S5 yields MAVKNLQNNNDLSELLVSVRRVTTVTKGGRRFSFSTLVVVGDGKGRVGCGIGKHAEVAEARVKAVNAAKKSMIRVYLREGRTLHHDIKAKFCSGEIVLRAARTGTGIIAGGAMRSVFEVLGIKDVVAKSTRSNDPHNIICAVFKAFDVMLSPRQVAGKRGKKISEIVGNR; encoded by the coding sequence ATGGCTGTAAAGAATTTACAAAATAATAATGATTTATCAGAACTTTTAGTTTCAGTCCGAAGAGTAACAACGGTTACCAAAGGTGGTAGAAGATTTTCATTTTCAACTTTGGTTGTTGTTGGTGATGGTAAGGGTAGGGTAGGATGTGGAATAGGTAAACACGCAGAGGTTGCTGAAGCAAGAGTGAAAGCTGTAAATGCTGCAAAGAAGTCGATGATTAGGGTGTACTTACGTGAAGGTAGAACTTTACATCATGATATTAAGGCTAAATTTTGTTCTGGTGAGATAGTTTTAAGAGCTGCAAGAACTGGAACAGGTATTATTGCTGGTGGAGCAATGAGGTCGGTTTTTGAGGTATTAGGTATAAAGGATGTGGTAGCTAAGTCTACTAGATCAAATGATCCTCATAATATTATATGTGCAGTATTTAAGGCTTTTGATGTTATGTTATCTCCTCGCCAAGTGGCAGGTAAGAGGGGTAAAAAGATTAGTGAGATAGTTGGAAATAGGTAA
- the rplP gene encoding 50S ribosomal protein L16 — MFVPKKSKYKKVFKGRIKGNAKGGSTLSFGDYGLKAMEVGKIQSKHIETARRVISRTLKRSGKVWIRIFPDTPVSKKPADVRMGKGKGSVEFWVFKAKPGRVLFEISSDVPMHLARLALEKATAKLPMKCKFISNHN, encoded by the coding sequence ATGTTTGTTCCCAAAAAGAGTAAATATAAAAAGGTATTTAAGGGGAGAATTAAGGGTAATGCTAAGGGTGGTAGCACGCTGTCTTTTGGAGATTATGGATTAAAAGCTATGGAAGTAGGTAAGATTCAGTCTAAGCATATTGAAACTGCAAGACGCGTAATATCTAGAACGTTAAAACGCTCTGGTAAAGTGTGGATAAGAATTTTTCCTGATACCCCGGTTAGTAAAAAGCCAGCAGATGTACGTATGGGTAAAGGGAAAGGTAGTGTTGAGTTTTGGGTATTTAAAGCTAAGCCCGGTAGGGTTTTGTTTGAAATTAGTAGTGATGTTCCCATGCATTTAGCAAGATTGGCGCTTGAAAAAGCGACTGCTAAGCTTCCTATGAAGTGTAAATTTATATCTAATCATAATTGA
- the rplX gene encoding 50S ribosomal protein L24: protein MSAKIKSGDDIIVLTGKDKRKIGKVIKVIIRDAKKKVVVSGVNVCKRHTKPRAGSGGGILNKELAIDVSNVAILDPKCKTPTKVGFKIIDGRKVRFAKVSGEVID from the coding sequence ATGAGTGCTAAAATAAAAAGTGGTGATGATATTATAGTTTTAACTGGTAAAGATAAGAGAAAAATTGGTAAGGTAATCAAAGTTATAATACGTGATGCTAAAAAGAAAGTAGTTGTTTCTGGCGTAAATGTGTGTAAGAGACATACTAAACCAAGAGCTGGTAGTGGTGGTGGTATATTGAATAAAGAGTTAGCTATTGATGTATCCAATGTTGCAATATTGGATCCTAAGTGTAAAACTCCAACTAAAGTAGGATTTAAGATTATAGATGGTAGAAAAGTGCGTTTTGCAAAAGTTTCTGGAGAAGTGATAGATTAG
- the rpsS gene encoding 30S ribosomal protein S19 gives MSRSVWKPPFLHPSVLRLVQRALKEGSINKVIKIHSRASVILPNCLGLKFAVYNGKDYIPVSVDNQNMIGHKFGEFSPTRKFAGHGGDKKATRR, from the coding sequence ATGAGTAGATCTGTATGGAAACCACCTTTTTTACACCCATCTGTACTAAGATTAGTTCAGAGAGCTTTAAAAGAGGGTTCTATTAATAAGGTGATAAAAATTCATTCCAGGGCTTCTGTAATTCTTCCTAATTGTTTGGGTTTAAAATTTGCTGTTTATAATGGTAAAGATTACATTCCTGTTAGTGTTGATAATCAGAATATGATAGGTCATAAATTCGGTGAATTTTCACCTACTCGTAAATTTGCTGGGCATGGTGGTGATAAAAAGGCAACAAGAAGGTAG
- the rpsC gene encoding 30S ribosomal protein S3 has translation MGQKVNPKVFRLQINSNTWDSVWCATDDYKQKLHQDLFIRSYINESFKHAGISKVTVERTVTLVSVIIHSSKPGVIIGKKGLDVEKIKQKIAKKVGSSVEVNVVGVKKSEIDAALISRSITHQLEKRISCRRAMKKAIQNCLKMGAGGIKVSCSGRLGGAEIARTEWYKEGRLPLHTLRANIDYAFCEAKTICGIIGVKVWVYIGS, from the coding sequence ATGGGACAGAAGGTTAATCCTAAAGTATTTAGATTGCAAATAAATAGTAATACCTGGGATTCTGTTTGGTGTGCTACGGACGATTATAAACAGAAATTGCATCAAGATCTATTTATTCGCAGTTATATAAATGAATCCTTTAAGCATGCTGGTATTTCTAAAGTAACTGTAGAGCGTACAGTTACTTTAGTGTCTGTAATAATACATTCTTCTAAACCTGGGGTTATAATAGGTAAGAAAGGTTTGGATGTTGAGAAGATAAAGCAAAAAATAGCTAAAAAAGTAGGAAGTAGTGTCGAAGTGAATGTAGTAGGAGTTAAAAAGTCTGAAATAGATGCAGCTTTAATATCAAGGAGTATTACACATCAGCTAGAAAAAAGGATTTCATGTAGAAGAGCGATGAAAAAAGCTATTCAAAATTGTTTGAAGATGGGTGCTGGGGGTATTAAAGTAAGTTGCTCTGGGCGTCTTGGTGGAGCTGAAATAGCTCGTACTGAATGGTACAAAGAAGGTCGTTTGCCTTTGCACACTTTACGTGCTAATATAGATTATGCTTTTTGTGAAGCGAAAACTATATGTGGTATTATAGGAGTTAAAGTTTGGGTTTATATTGGTAGTTAA
- the secY gene encoding preprotein translocase subunit SecY — protein sequence MNSKFAFNSLDSTLLYKSDLLKRIFFTLMALVCYRLGTYVPIPGVNLDIINDIFPKESSGVFGVFNLFSGGALARMTILALNVMPYIVASIVMQLLSSAVKGINEIKNEGELGRRKMNSYIRYMTIVFCIFQSITILIGLERMNREGVLVVVEPGIMFRTIGIFSLLGGTIFLIWLGERISVSGIGNGISLIIFTGITSELHNALSSLLTLNKNGSMSFFITLFVIALFFLLLLLVIFTESSYRKVIVQYPKKQFKKLHNDDFTYIPLKINLSGVIPTIFANAILLTPISIANFYKGHAIADFILNYFMANKVMYIITYLILIVLFNFFYTNFIFNPEENADFLRKNGGFIPGRGPGKHTSDYLQDIVFKLTFIGSAYLVVICTVPEIMRYHYDIPFIFGGTSLLIIVNVITDTIMQVQSYVFSNRYDSWIKKYESKTRRLK from the coding sequence ATGAACAGTAAATTTGCATTTAATAGTTTGGATTCTACGTTGTTATATAAAAGTGATTTACTAAAGCGTATATTTTTTACGCTAATGGCTTTAGTTTGTTATCGTTTAGGCACTTATGTTCCTATCCCTGGAGTTAATCTTGATATAATCAATGATATATTTCCAAAGGAGAGTTCTGGTGTTTTTGGAGTATTTAATTTATTTTCTGGTGGCGCTTTAGCTAGAATGACGATCTTGGCGTTAAACGTTATGCCATACATAGTTGCATCCATAGTTATGCAATTATTATCCTCTGCCGTTAAAGGAATCAATGAAATTAAAAATGAAGGAGAGTTAGGACGTCGAAAGATGAACTCTTATATACGCTATATGACTATAGTGTTTTGTATCTTTCAATCAATTACGATCTTAATAGGGTTAGAAAGAATGAATAGAGAAGGGGTATTAGTTGTAGTTGAACCTGGTATTATGTTTCGTACTATAGGTATCTTTAGCCTTTTAGGTGGAACTATATTTTTAATATGGCTTGGTGAGCGGATCAGTGTGAGCGGTATAGGAAATGGTATCTCATTAATCATTTTTACTGGCATAACATCTGAATTACATAATGCTTTATCATCTCTGCTAACATTAAATAAAAATGGTAGTATGTCATTTTTCATTACCCTTTTTGTTATAGCATTGTTTTTTTTACTGCTCCTTTTAGTCATTTTTACAGAATCTTCTTATAGAAAGGTAATTGTTCAATATCCCAAAAAACAGTTTAAAAAATTACATAATGATGATTTTACTTACATTCCATTGAAGATCAATTTATCTGGTGTAATACCAACTATTTTTGCTAACGCAATTCTATTAACGCCTATTTCAATTGCAAATTTCTATAAAGGTCATGCCATTGCTGATTTTATTTTAAACTACTTTATGGCAAATAAAGTGATGTACATTATAACTTACTTAATACTCATAGTACTTTTTAATTTTTTCTATACCAATTTTATATTTAATCCAGAGGAAAATGCTGATTTTCTTAGGAAAAATGGTGGTTTTATTCCTGGTAGAGGGCCTGGAAAACATACTTCTGATTATCTTCAAGATATAGTTTTTAAATTAACATTTATTGGGTCTGCGTATTTGGTGGTAATATGTACTGTACCTGAAATTATGAGGTATCATTATGATATACCATTTATTTTTGGTGGGACGAGCTTGCTGATTATAGTTAACGTTATTACTGATACTATTATGCAAGTACAATCTTATGTTTTTTCAAATAGGTACGATAGTTGGATAAAGAAATATGAGTCTAAAACAAGGAGACTAAAGTGA
- the rplO gene encoding 50S ribosomal protein L15 translates to MNDAVKLNSIFTKLSKKKKPKLLGRGIGCGKGKTSGKGHKGQKARSGVSINGFEGGQQSIYTRLPKRGFKPIRKNLYSIFNVGDVQCLMEAKKIVKDSIIDKELLHKLGFIRSVKSKIKLLNKGKLSEKFVFHVDFASEAAKRSVASVGGSVEILS, encoded by the coding sequence ATGAATGATGCTGTAAAATTAAATTCTATATTTACCAAATTATCTAAGAAAAAGAAGCCTAAATTATTAGGTAGAGGTATTGGTTGTGGTAAAGGTAAAACATCCGGTAAGGGGCATAAAGGGCAGAAAGCGAGAAGTGGCGTTTCTATAAATGGTTTTGAAGGTGGACAGCAGTCTATATATACTCGTTTACCTAAAAGAGGTTTTAAGCCTATACGCAAAAACTTATACTCTATATTTAATGTTGGTGATGTACAGTGCTTAATGGAAGCTAAAAAAATAGTCAAGGATTCTATCATAGATAAGGAGCTACTGCATAAATTAGGTTTTATCAGATCTGTTAAAAGTAAAATCAAACTTCTTAATAAGGGTAAATTAAGCGAAAAATTTGTGTTTCATGTTGATTTTGCATCAGAAGCTGCAAAAAGATCTGTAGCTTCAGTTGGTGGTAGTGTAGAAATACTATCGTAA
- the rpsK gene encoding 30S ribosomal protein S11, producing MKKVKTVGKNTKRFITGIVHIRATFNNTFVNVTDVCGNTLYQTSVGACGFSGSRKSTPYAAGKVADSAAKKVIERFGMKVVSVIIRGPGFGAEAAVKALRSCGLTVTSIADKTAIPHNGCRLRKKRRV from the coding sequence ATGAAAAAAGTTAAAACGGTTGGTAAGAATACAAAAAGGTTTATTACTGGTATTGTCCATATTCGTGCAACTTTTAATAATACTTTTGTAAATGTGACTGATGTTTGTGGTAATACGCTTTACCAGACTTCTGTTGGTGCATGTGGTTTTTCTGGTTCGAGAAAATCCACACCTTATGCTGCAGGTAAGGTTGCCGATTCTGCTGCGAAGAAAGTAATAGAGAGATTTGGTATGAAGGTTGTTTCTGTAATAATTCGTGGTCCTGGTTTTGGTGCAGAAGCTGCAGTTAAAGCACTTCGGAGTTGTGGATTGACTGTCACTTCAATTGCAGATAAAACGGCGATACCTCATAATGGGTGTAGATTAAGGAAAAAAAGAAGAGTATAG
- the rpsQ gene encoding 30S ribosomal protein S17, whose protein sequence is MPKKVFCGVVTNAESDKTVKVSVLQVYKDKLYKKVIKKYKKYTAHDENNSCKKGDRVLIQEHKPISVTKKWVVING, encoded by the coding sequence ATGCCTAAGAAGGTTTTTTGTGGTGTCGTAACTAATGCTGAGTCTGATAAGACTGTAAAGGTTTCGGTGTTACAAGTGTATAAGGATAAGCTGTATAAAAAAGTTATTAAAAAATACAAGAAGTATACAGCGCATGATGAGAATAATAGTTGCAAAAAGGGGGATAGGGTTTTAATACAGGAACATAAGCCTATTTCTGTTACTAAAAAATGGGTTGTTATCAATGGCTAA
- the rpsH gene encoding 30S ribosomal protein S8: MSLSDGIGDFLTRIRNAQLAMHRETRVLFSKVNSSILKILKEEGYILNYKKQESDSVPSLVVQLKYYDKSPVINDIARVSKPGCRYYSKCKDISKAYNGLGIFIISTPKGVMTDYNARRLKVGGEVLCRVF; this comes from the coding sequence GTGTCGTTATCTGATGGTATTGGTGATTTTTTAACAAGAATACGTAATGCTCAATTGGCAATGCATAGGGAAACAAGAGTCCTATTCTCTAAAGTGAATTCTTCTATATTGAAGATTTTAAAAGAGGAAGGGTATATTCTTAATTATAAAAAGCAAGAGAGTGATAGTGTCCCTTCGCTTGTTGTGCAGTTGAAGTATTATGATAAATCACCTGTGATTAATGATATAGCTAGGGTATCAAAGCCCGGTTGTCGTTATTATTCTAAGTGTAAGGACATTTCTAAAGCATATAATGGTCTTGGAATTTTTATTATATCTACACCGAAAGGAGTGATGACCGATTATAATGCACGTAGATTAAAAGTTGGTGGAGAAGTTTTGTGTCGTGTATTTTAA
- the rplN gene encoding 50S ribosomal protein L14, which translates to MIQKNTLLEVADNSGARAVLCIGLLGGRKSASVGDTIIISTKSINPKGKVEKGKVYKAVVVRVKNNVKKSDGSVIRFSSNAVVLINDQGEPLGTRVFGPVKKLLSGSFMKIMSLADEVL; encoded by the coding sequence ATGATTCAAAAAAACACATTGTTAGAAGTAGCTGATAATTCTGGTGCGCGTGCAGTGCTTTGTATTGGCTTGTTAGGTGGTAGAAAATCTGCATCTGTAGGTGATACGATTATTATATCTACTAAGTCTATTAACCCAAAAGGTAAAGTTGAAAAAGGAAAAGTATATAAAGCAGTTGTTGTTAGAGTAAAAAATAATGTTAAGAAATCTGATGGTTCTGTAATTCGTTTTTCTAGCAATGCTGTGGTTTTAATTAATGATCAAGGTGAACCACTTGGCACTCGGGTGTTTGGTCCGGTAAAAAAGTTATTATCTGGTTCTTTTATGAAAATAATGTCATTAGCTGATGAGGTTTTATAA
- the rpmC gene encoding 50S ribosomal protein L29, which translates to MDMVKFESESSQGLHELLMNLRKEFVNLAFQKKLGQCNNFSRFSSIRKSIARSLTVLNRRKREGRNA; encoded by the coding sequence ATGGATATGGTTAAATTTGAATCAGAATCTTCACAAGGATTACATGAACTTCTTATGAATTTGAGAAAAGAATTTGTTAATTTGGCTTTTCAAAAAAAGCTGGGCCAGTGCAATAATTTTTCGCGTTTTAGCTCAATAAGAAAGAGCATAGCTCGTAGTCTAACTGTATTAAATAGAAGAAAGAGAGAGGGAAGAAATGCCTAA
- the rplE gene encoding 50S ribosomal protein L5: protein MFKQLYKDSIVKSLKDKFNYGNVMQVPKLVKVCINMGVGDAATDNKAINEPFDNLHLIAGQKPVSTFAKKSISGFKIRKGATVGCKVTLRRNKMYEFLERLIYIALPREKDFRGFSVKQFDGHGNFSFGIKEHISFLEIDYDKISKIRGMDINIITSAVSDKEAKELLLALKFPFFDN, encoded by the coding sequence ATGTTTAAACAATTGTATAAAGATAGTATAGTAAAATCCTTAAAGGATAAGTTTAATTACGGCAATGTAATGCAAGTGCCTAAACTTGTCAAGGTGTGTATCAATATGGGCGTTGGAGATGCTGCTACGGACAATAAAGCGATAAATGAGCCATTTGATAATCTACATTTGATTGCTGGGCAAAAGCCTGTGTCAACCTTTGCAAAAAAATCTATTTCTGGTTTCAAAATTAGAAAAGGTGCAACTGTAGGTTGTAAAGTGACTTTACGTAGAAATAAAATGTATGAATTCTTAGAAAGATTAATATATATTGCTTTGCCAAGGGAAAAAGATTTTAGAGGGTTTAGTGTGAAGCAATTTGATGGTCATGGTAATTTTTCCTTTGGTATCAAGGAGCATATATCATTTTTAGAAATAGACTATGATAAAATAAGTAAAATTAGAGGTATGGATATTAATATTATAACAAGTGCAGTTAGTGATAAGGAAGCAAAAGAATTATTACTGGCTCTTAAATTCCCTTTTTTTGATAATTGA
- a CDS encoding adenylate kinase family protein → MIITIFGPPGSGKGTQSSLLIAKYNFKLVSVGDLLRNIISSGSKLGKGIKDTVESGNLIQDEVICKLLCDQLALIDGDFLLDGFPRNLNQAHFLTQVLQKRCNRDVDLVIELQLDDNIAIDRLKDRLTCLDCKTIYSISSFKNTTCAKCKSTRLEKRIDDANMLGINKRIREYHFQMKGLREYYKGKLLTINANLSVDRVMQEIESKISCNLI, encoded by the coding sequence GTGATTATTACAATTTTTGGTCCTCCTGGCTCTGGTAAGGGTACTCAGTCCAGTTTGTTAATAGCAAAGTATAATTTTAAATTAGTTTCAGTAGGAGATTTATTAAGGAATATTATATCTAGTGGGAGTAAATTAGGTAAAGGAATAAAGGATACTGTTGAATCTGGTAATTTAATTCAAGATGAAGTTATATGTAAATTATTGTGTGACCAGCTTGCATTAATAGATGGTGATTTTTTGTTAGATGGTTTTCCAAGAAATTTAAATCAAGCTCATTTTTTAACTCAAGTTTTGCAAAAAAGATGCAATAGGGATGTTGATCTTGTAATTGAGTTGCAGCTTGACGATAATATTGCAATTGATAGATTAAAAGATCGTCTTACTTGTTTGGATTGTAAAACTATATATAGTATATCTTCTTTTAAAAATACTACTTGTGCTAAATGTAAAAGTACGAGATTGGAGAAGAGAATTGATGATGCTAATATGCTTGGAATTAATAAGAGGATAAGAGAATATCATTTTCAGATGAAGGGTTTGCGCGAGTATTATAAGGGCAAATTGTTAACAATTAACGCTAATTTGAGTGTTGATAGAGTAATGCAAGAGATTGAAAGTAAAATTTCTTGTAATTTGATTTGA